The DNA window CCTCATTCTTGGGGTTCCCAACCAATAAAAGgacatattttttgaaaatgtacctccttttaaaaagttagtggtggtcctgaaaaggaccgattgcttaataaaagtacaggactttttttttaaccgccAAATCCGTAGAGAGTGCGGCCTTGCCTCTTCAGAGCGTACACAACATCCATGGCTGTAACAGTCTTTCTCTTAGCGTGTTCGGTGTAGGTGACGGCATCACGAATTACGTTCTCCAAGAAAACCTTCAGAACACCACGCGTTTCCTCGTATATGAGTCCAGATATGCGCTTCACACCGCCACGACGAGCCAAACGGCGGATAGCAGGCTTCGTGATACCTTGGATGTTATCACGAAGCACTTTGCGATGACGCTTGGCGCCA is part of the Drosophila yakuba strain Tai18E2 unplaced genomic scaffold, Prin_Dyak_Tai18E2_2.1 Segkk15_quiver_pilon_scaf, whole genome shotgun sequence genome and encodes:
- the LOC120322219 gene encoding histone H4 is translated as MTGRGKGGKGLGKGGAKRHRKVLRDNIQGITKPAIRRLARRGGVKRISGLIYEETRGVLKVFLENVIRDAVTYTEHAKRKTVTAMDVVYALKRQGRTLYGFGG